aattcaaaaatttggctaaattcaaaaattttggccaaaaaggaagtaaagaataaatattatttaaagcAAGAATGTATATGAAGCAAGACAAACTAATTAGTATCTGTAAACATAACATAGAGTATGACATGGAAAATTCACAATACattcaaattattttactaTAATCTTGAACTAATGTAGAATATATAATCATGAGCATGGAACCAAGAAACTAATAGGGACAAGATCTTTTGAAGACCACTAGTACTTTGCCACCTTTGCTTGGATTGATCAACAAATGGATAAAAAAATGAAGCTTAAAGAATGTTATAATCTTCTAGTATTAATGGCAAGCACCAAATCATTAACCCAATCCATAAAATATCCACCTTTTACTTTGATTTCAgaaccaaatttgtcatacaaaggtttcaaacccAATAAAACATCAATGACATATTGCAATCCCATACaaaaaagaagaacaaaaccCAACTCAAAGTCTTCATTTAGTGAATCAAAATGCCAAGAAAAGAAGGAGAATAAGTCATGCAAATCAATTACAACAATGGATAATAGGGTAATTGAGAATGCAAGAATTAGGGCATTCAAGACTGAAAATATAGCTACAAGTAAAATACAACAAATGAATGATGAATAGAGGAATGTAAGGAGGATTAAGTCCAAATTGGGTATCATTTTCTTGGTGTTTTAAGATTAACTATTTGGGTGATGGTTTTGAGAGAAGGAGGAGAAATTAAGATGTGTAGATGATTGATTATTGGAGTTTGCAACAAAGTTCTGATGTTTGTGAGGAAAGATATGGGAATGAAGTGAGTTGCACTCATTCTATTCATCAAAAAGTTTGTGCATAATATAATATCTAATTTTTGTTGTATaactagattttttttatctaatccGGATTAAAATTTATCCGGCAGCTCGTGATTAACTTTCATCTGACctaatttttgttataaattctaccttatttaaatttttaaacaaatttgaaaactttcaaaaaaaataaatgataattCGGTTAAAGCCTACTTCAGACTTAAGGTGGTTCTACCCTCTAATATTGACGAACTgaacaataaaaaaacaacttttttcttttaattttttcacgacaaaatcaaactatacattttaaaatgtttatgcaaaaaaaaaaattcaaatcaaataaaaatttatattgataaagATATGGTAATCCATATGggagttttatattttatttctctaaaaaagtaaataattcaAAGTAAATAGTTGTTGaactaataattaaatactACAACGGTTGTGCCATGTTAAGCCAATAACAAATATTCTAGCATTGTATAATTTTCCATTGCAGGCACATCATCCATCAATAAGAAAGTGTCATTTATTAGATTTTGACAATTTGGCCAAAAAAAAGCGTCGACAGCAGGATTCGAACCTGCGCAGGCACAGCCCAACAGATTTCGAGTCTGTCTCCTTAACCACTCGGACATATCGACATTTTTATTATCAGTTTCACAAAACTGCTTAATGTCGTGGATTTTGATTGGAAAATAGTTATATGGTGGATGCAACTGAGAGGTGACGACGGTGACAGAAGCAGGAAGTTGTTGATGAACCTCCCTCAAATCTTCTTTACCTTTGACTTATTTATTATCTTCTTCTGAATCTAGCTAAtatgccaaacttttgcaaCTTGGATTAAAAGTTACAAATTGTTTATCTCAAACAATTGTTGTGCTACGTTATTTTTACAACAATTCCATGAACATTAGTGATAGaaaattcttaattattgtGTCGTGTCGTTTTTTTATcgttaaatatattaataaaaaacgtttcattggtttgttgcacgaatgacatatCACAACTATTGCGTTGTAAAATTATCcaaaaattactatttaaattttaataataaatctttttagtttctaaaaaatatttttcaaactacaaaattttataattataatgtaTTCTTGTAAACAATTTTGGTATTTCTTGTTTCACCcagtttttttaaaaccgaatcgAAATGGCCTCAAGTTCCCGATTTGActaatttaatgaaaaaaaattgacacgGATGTTAGGTAGTTAGACGGATTTTTCCGTTGCTAATTTCTCACGTCCGATTCAACCTGTTGTTTAACCAATTCAATCACCGGTTTGATCCGATTCTTCCAATTCAATCTTGCCCAATATGGATGTACTGAATTTCTGATTTTTCATATTCTTTGAACCGGACAACTGGCCGGTTCCTAGTTCAACCGGCCAGTCAGCCCGGATCTTTAATCAGTGGTTTCACCGTTTCAAGTTTAGCGCAAAATAGGTGGTGGTGATGTATTTATAAACCGGTGATGATGCACTATATACAACTATACAAGTGAATCTCTAAGGTTACAAATGGTCCTTTTATCCACTCACGATTCATTAAAGATGATTGTTACGATAATAGAggaaaataactaaaaaatgaaATGGCTCCaccatgatttttttttttaaatgccaattcaaattgaaattaaaaaaaaaatggtgatGAATTTTGTACAATTACCCCATCCATACTCTCACTTGTTTGGAAAATAGCAGAGCAGCAATTCAGATAATGATAATACTGTACAATGACAAAGTTTATGCCAGTCTGCAAAATAGCCTCTTCGCAACTGCCtgctaatatttaatttttcagccACCCATTTCATTAATCATTCCTGAGATGCATTTAATTTACACAAGTAAGAAAATGAGTTGATAACATGGTGGATGATGCATGATGACTACACTTAGGGGTGTAACTAAGTCATGCCAATTTGCGAGTTATTTGAGATTGATTCGATGTTAATCAAGTTAAAGCTCGGATTCAAACAACTACAGTCAGCCGCCCAGTCAAATTTGAACATTAAAATACTCAGCGTGACAAGCTCGTGAGTCTGATCGAGCTTTtgatttatttacttttttattctttataattaaatctATTTATAATGATATTCGTATTTTTACATTAAagtttaagttttaaaaaatttaaacgtatAATTGAGTCGCCGAATCGAACTCGACTTCTACTGAGCTTGAGGTCGAACACCTAAAATAGAAGTAGAACGAGTTCGAGTCGAGTTTCAATTTTCAGAATCAAAGCGAGTTCGAACTTGACACTATTTCGACTCGATTGAGTTCGAATATTAGGATCAAGTTTGAGACTAACAGTAGACTCTATTACACCCTAACTACAGTCATTCAACATGCTAGAATAAGTCAGTTCTTTCTAAGGATAACAGCTTCATGTTCATGCACTTTGgcatttaaatatcaaatatgtTAGACAGTAATAAAGAATTTAAACACTGAAGAATTAAACTGAGAAAATTTACCTACCTTCACTATCCATATTGAATTTTATCAAAGCTGAGAAATAACATCAAGATTACTTATCGTAAACCATTTGGGAGGATAGAAGGAGCTACGTGACTCTAGATGCAGACGCCAAACCATGATTCTTGAACAGTCTTCTAGTAAGCCTTCCATTTGGCTCTCATCTTCCACAATTTGCTCAATGAATGTGCTAACCTGCAATACATCTCAATGAGCCTAACATTTTATTGCGAAGCCAACCGCACTTGATGGTTGAGGTGGATTCGAGAGTGTATTACAGTAGCTCACTAAATGTTTTGTCGGAAAACATAATGAAGTTACTTTAAAACATGAGCTTAGTTGAGTGAGTCGAGTAATTTCAGGAATAACATGgttcaaaatatttttgtacTCTATTCGAGGAAAAACGCTACCTTCAATAGGGGTGTGCACTCGGTGTTCGGTTCAATTCGGAAGTGAACATTTGAAAATTGATTTTCAGTTCGGTTCGGAagtgaatatttaaaaaaatcgatCGATTTTTGAATAAAACAGAAGCCTAAAACTTAAAAGGGTACAATTTGGTTCTATAtggttcggttttcggttttacCAAAATACAGGAATACTTCTTTTAAAGAAAAGTAAGAGATACTAAGATTAGAAATAAAATCTAGACCAAATAATAGAGTATCGTACATTTTAACCTCTCAAATTCATaagaatataatattattaaaaagataaattgtGTATAAATGGTTAGGTTTTTCTACTTTAAGTTTTCAGAAAttaaaaaccgaactgaatcaaaatattttaaaagttttataataaatgaacgtaaaaaattatcttttcggTTCGGAATAGTTCAGATTTTGGGTCACTTCGATTCGTTACGCACTCCTAATTATCAGCCATCATGTAAATAATAACCAATGTTGTTCCCCCTATTCATATTTCCTTATTCAATCCTTAATAATGCAACAGGAGGccataaaatttatcattcttTACAATGCAATGACGATAATGGACAACTAGGAAACAGCCAGAATACTGACCTGCAAGCCATCCCTGACTCTGTCAAGCAGCCTAATAGGTTCAAGTGTTGGCCGGTGCCATCGTTTTGGATCCCAAAGTATTGTGCTATTGAAGGCAAAACCTGACATGTCAGCATGGAATCTCCGGTATCTCATACTTGCTACATCGACATGCCATCCAATAACTCGAGTTCCATTGCAAATGGGGCCCTCAATAAGACCTTGGATTTTGCTTTCTGTTACTTTGGCCACTGCCCAAGTCCCAAACCGTCTGTAGGGAAAAATGAAGATGGAGTTTTCCAAAATATAAGTGCAGAGAAACGTACTATAGTCATGATAAGCACACCCTTAAAGCGGAAAAATGATGATTCGTCTTTCACAATAATGCTATTAAACCTCTTTAAGAAGAACACACAAGCAATGAAGCAAACTGTAAGCAATCGGCCATAGAAAACTAGTGATAAAACCAAGACAATGGGGACTTATCCAGTGACCAAATAAAGTAGGTACCTTATATTCCTCATGTCAGTGACATTTGTCAATTCACAACAATCTAAAACACGGTGATCATATGAAGATGAACCCATTCTTTCCCTAGAATTATATTTATGAGTTTCTTGTAACTTGTAAGTATACTTCTGCTTCTTTGTTAGTTACATTTTGTTGTTTCTACCTGAATCCTGTAGACGTACAACATacatatttaaaatccacttaAATGCTACAGTACAAACAGCATCAACTCATCAAGTAACCAAAGGAAAGGCGGGTACCCTTAGGCTGTTCGATCATGATAAGTAAAAATCTTAATCAACAGCTGCTCAGTTTATGTGGGTTATAATACGCTATTTGAGCGACATTACATCATTTGAAGACTGATTATCTGAAGGTACTAGAGATCTAAGAATGAATTGAACATTGACATATCTACAGTCTTTTCTCATTTACCGAGGGATAAATCTGTCCATAACTACATATTCCCAAAAAGATATACAGATAAGAAGCACTTCAAGATGATCGCAAATAAAGACTGGAAAACGGACAGAGTAATGTGGAATCAAAAATACCTGATTGCTCTCATTTGCTCAAAAAGATCAGTCGCGTAAATGTTGGCATCATCTGCAAAGTAGACAATCCCATCAAGGTGGTGTGTTTCAATGTGAGACAACGCCACATTCCTTTGGTGAATGCCTTTATCTTTTATGTCAGTAAGATTTTTCTTGCAAACAAGATGCCTGTACATAACCCCACTTCTCCTTAAAATGTCAGCAGTTTGCTCAGATTGAGACGTCATTTCCACAACTATCCACAACAGCGGAGGTTGAACCAGTTTTAATGTGTACCCCAGTTGATTCAGATAAAAAGCTTGAAGTGGTCTAGCATAGGTTGGAGTCACAACTATCAAAAGCTTCTGAGACGCCAATGCCATATCTTCGGGGATTGATTGGTTAACCGGCATATCACTCGGGATCTGGTCAGCTAGCGTCACTTCTGGATCCGATGTGCCATTATTGCCGAGACCCTCGCTCTCGGCTACTGATGTCACATTTGCGGTCATGCCTTCTAATGTACGGAAACCTCTAACAGTCGATACCATCTCAAAGGAAATCGCTTGGCTCTTTAACATAAGATTTCTTGATAAATTCGTTGACACGAACGGAGTAAAACCAACAAACATCCCAACCACAAAACAAACTAGGAAATGAAAAAACGCCCTCCTCCAAACTTGCCCCTTAGGTTTTCCCCTATCAAATGCTCTAGATGTTCTCGGTGAAGAGACACCGAGAACAGAAGGTTGAGAATCCGTCAAACCAAGAATAGAAGACAGCAATCCTCTAGATGTTGATAAGTTCTGATGAGCTGTCGACGAGGATTTAGACAACGGAGAAGCAACTAGAGAGACTTCCCCATTCATTAACGCCCCGGCTCGCGGCACAGGAGACAATGTTCTCCTTATAGATGCCATTCAAACCAGCCTAAGTTATTCCTATAATAATGAACAACCCCAAGCACAAGCACTAACTTAGAATTCCAATTCGATTCTATAATAAAAATGAGCATCCAAGTCAGATACAATCTCATTGTCCATCCCACTAATCACCATATCTACAAATCAAGCAATTAATCTTAGCCAACTAAGCAATAATCACACAAGTTTATGCAATTTAAATTTCTCTTATACAACAAAGAAATCAAAGTACAAATACAAAATCCAAACTTGAATTCAAAAGTTCCCTCCCTCAATCTTGACAATGTATTAAAcgaagataaataaataaaaaagcaaAATGCAACTGATTAAGCATATGATCCACAACAACAAACCAATGAAAAATAAGCTAATACGAATTGAAGAAGAAGGAGATTTCGA
This region of Mercurialis annua linkage group LG1-X, ddMerAnnu1.2, whole genome shotgun sequence genomic DNA includes:
- the LOC126665314 gene encoding probable beta-1,4-xylosyltransferase IRX9H — protein: MASIRRTLSPVPRAGALMNGEVSLVASPLSKSSSTAHQNLSTSRGLLSSILGLTDSQPSVLGVSSPRTSRAFDRGKPKGQVWRRAFFHFLVCFVVGMFVGFTPFVSTNLSRNLMLKSQAISFEMVSTVRGFRTLEGMTANVTSVAESEGLGNNGTSDPEVTLADQIPSDMPVNQSIPEDMALASQKLLIVVTPTYARPLQAFYLNQLGYTLKLVQPPLLWIVVEMTSQSEQTADILRRSGVMYRHLVCKKNLTDIKDKGIHQRNVALSHIETHHLDGIVYFADDANIYATDLFEQMRAIRRFGTWAVAKVTESKIQGLIEGPICNGTRVIGWHVDVASMRYRRFHADMSGFAFNSTILWDPKRWHRPTLEPIRLLDRVRDGLQVSTFIEQIVEDESQMEGLLEDCSRIMVWRLHLESRSSFYPPKWFTISNLDVISQL